In a single window of the Streptomyces sp. NBC_00285 genome:
- a CDS encoding alpha-E domain-containing protein, with amino-acid sequence MNDVILSRIAEALIWTGRYVERADATGRILDAYLHRMLEDPWRDQDVACRSLYAILGVDAGGTRVDMQQVLDQLAFDARSTCSIEGALGAARLNARSAREAVSSEMWECLNSTWHALADQRLAARRTGPYAYLELVRRRSALFFGLTDSTMSRDDSWRFVVLGRSLERVDMTVRLLSVRVLDADHAPDWPTLLSASGADEAYARVYSGFGDTPRVAEFLLLDRDFPRSALHALTTAEECLTALGRPRQDPARRPIGRMRTRLEYLDLHALEDQLPLLLGDLQTACMASAEAVAERFFPYQGPVEWAQEGA; translated from the coding sequence GTGAACGACGTGATCCTCTCCCGGATAGCCGAGGCACTCATCTGGACCGGCCGGTACGTCGAGCGGGCGGACGCCACGGGCCGGATCCTCGACGCCTACCTCCACCGGATGCTGGAGGACCCCTGGCGCGACCAGGACGTGGCCTGCCGGTCGCTGTACGCGATCCTCGGCGTCGACGCGGGCGGCACCCGCGTGGACATGCAGCAGGTCCTCGACCAGCTCGCCTTCGACGCCCGCTCGACCTGCTCCATCGAGGGCGCGCTCGGCGCGGCCCGGCTCAACGCGCGCAGTGCCCGTGAGGCGGTCTCCTCGGAGATGTGGGAGTGCCTGAACTCCACCTGGCACGCCCTCGCCGACCAGCGCCTCGCGGCCCGCCGTACGGGCCCCTACGCCTATCTGGAGCTCGTACGGCGCCGCTCGGCGCTCTTCTTCGGGCTCACCGACTCCACCATGAGCCGCGACGACAGCTGGCGTTTCGTGGTGCTCGGCCGGAGCCTGGAACGGGTGGACATGACCGTGCGGCTGCTGTCGGTCCGGGTCCTGGACGCGGACCACGCGCCCGACTGGCCGACCCTGCTGAGCGCTTCGGGCGCCGACGAGGCGTACGCACGCGTGTACAGCGGTTTCGGCGACACCCCGCGCGTGGCCGAGTTCCTGCTCCTGGACCGGGACTTCCCGCGCTCCGCGCTGCACGCGCTGACCACGGCCGAGGAGTGCCTGACCGCGCTCGGCCGCCCCCGCCAGGACCCCGCGCGCCGCCCGATCGGCCGGATGCGCACCCGTCTCGAATACCTCGACCTGCACGCCCTGGAGGATCAACTCCCCCTTCTGCTGGGTGACCTGCAGACCGCCTGCATGGCCTCCGCGGAGGCGGTCGCGGAGCGGTTCTTCCCGTACCAGGGGCCCGTCGAGTGGGCCCAGGAAGGAGCGTGA
- a CDS encoding sugar ABC transporter substrate-binding protein: MRRIAIAVAASTMTFSLAACGALGAASGSEASPTKGNDVTVGVLMPEKTNTRYEEFDYPIIQKKVAQLTNKQGKTIYANGEASAKKQATQMQQMIDEKVDVILLDAVDSHAIAGMVKKAKDAGIPVIAYDRLAEGPIDAYVSFDNELVGEVQGRSLVEAIGSNIDTSDKIVMINGSPSDPNAGQFKAGAMSELNGKVTIAESYDVDGWKPEIAQKDMSRAISALGKGNIKAVYSANDAMAGAAIQAMEAAGMTSLPPITGQDAELPAVQRILSGEQYMSVYKPYPGEAEAAAEMAVMKIQGKSIQFDALATDSVDSPTNKDIPAQLVQVVALTKDNIKSTVVKDGIYTIKDICTAEYKSACAAAGLK; encoded by the coding sequence ATGCGTCGTATCGCCATAGCCGTGGCAGCGTCCACGATGACCTTCTCGCTGGCCGCCTGCGGGGCGCTCGGCGCCGCGAGCGGGAGCGAGGCGAGCCCGACCAAGGGCAACGACGTCACCGTGGGTGTGCTGATGCCGGAGAAGACGAACACCCGTTACGAGGAGTTCGACTACCCGATCATCCAGAAGAAGGTCGCCCAGCTCACGAACAAGCAGGGCAAGACCATCTACGCCAACGGCGAGGCCAGCGCCAAGAAGCAGGCCACGCAGATGCAGCAGATGATCGACGAGAAGGTCGACGTGATCCTGCTGGACGCGGTGGACTCGCACGCCATCGCGGGCATGGTGAAGAAGGCCAAGGACGCGGGCATCCCGGTCATCGCCTACGACCGGCTCGCCGAGGGTCCGATCGACGCGTACGTCTCCTTCGACAACGAACTCGTCGGTGAGGTGCAGGGCCGCTCCCTCGTCGAGGCGATCGGCTCGAACATCGACACCTCCGACAAGATCGTCATGATCAACGGCTCGCCGTCCGACCCGAACGCCGGACAGTTCAAGGCGGGTGCGATGTCCGAGCTCAACGGCAAGGTGACGATCGCCGAGTCGTACGACGTGGACGGCTGGAAGCCGGAGATCGCCCAGAAGGACATGTCCCGGGCGATCAGCGCGCTCGGCAAGGGCAACATCAAGGCCGTCTACTCCGCCAACGACGCCATGGCCGGCGCCGCCATCCAGGCGATGGAGGCCGCGGGCATGACCAGCCTCCCGCCGATCACCGGCCAGGACGCGGAGCTGCCCGCGGTGCAGCGGATCCTCTCGGGCGAGCAGTACATGAGCGTCTACAAGCCGTACCCGGGCGAGGCCGAGGCCGCCGCCGAGATGGCCGTGATGAAGATCCAGGGCAAGTCGATCCAGTTCGACGCGCTCGCCACGGACAGCGTCGACAGCCCCACGAACAAGGACATCCCGGCGCAGCTCGTCCAGGTCGTCGCCCTGACGAAGGACAACATCAAGAGCACGGTCGTCAAGGACGGCATCTACACGATCAAGGACATCTGCACCGCGGAGTACAAGAGCGCCTGCGCGGCGGCGGGCCTGAAGTAG
- a CDS encoding transglutaminase family protein has translation MTSRLRINHVTNVSYAQPAASSHNEVRMTPLTLPAQTTLDARVTVSPATPTWSYWDYWGTQVTAFDLTDPHGHLTITASSLVETSRPEPLPAPPTWDEVAERIARTRLLEFAGPTGRTTVPPKLVKKARKAAAGLDPHETAVAVSELVADRVTYLPGATSVNTSPAEAWEQGAGVCQDITHLTIALLRGAGLPARYVSGYLHPERDAELHRPVAGESHAWIEYWAGDWCAYDPTNRVRADESHVVVARGRDYDDVTPHKGIYRGVPGGPPEVTVEFTRVA, from the coding sequence ATGACCAGCCGCCTCCGGATCAATCACGTCACGAACGTCTCGTACGCCCAGCCCGCGGCCTCGTCCCACAACGAGGTCCGCATGACCCCGCTGACGCTGCCCGCCCAGACCACCCTGGACGCCCGGGTCACCGTCAGCCCGGCGACGCCCACCTGGTCGTACTGGGACTACTGGGGCACCCAGGTCACCGCCTTCGACCTGACGGACCCGCACGGCCATCTCACCATCACCGCCTCCAGCCTGGTCGAGACGTCCCGTCCGGAACCGCTGCCGGCCCCGCCCACCTGGGACGAGGTGGCCGAACGCATCGCGCGGACCCGCCTGTTGGAGTTCGCCGGCCCGACGGGCCGTACGACGGTCCCGCCGAAGCTGGTCAAGAAGGCCCGGAAGGCTGCGGCCGGCCTCGACCCGCACGAGACGGCGGTCGCGGTGTCGGAGCTGGTCGCCGACCGGGTGACGTACCTGCCCGGCGCGACCAGCGTGAACACCTCGCCCGCGGAGGCCTGGGAGCAGGGCGCCGGCGTCTGCCAGGACATCACCCATCTCACCATCGCCCTGCTGCGCGGCGCCGGCCTCCCGGCCCGCTATGTCTCCGGCTACCTCCACCCGGAACGCGACGCCGAACTCCACCGGCCCGTCGCCGGGGAGAGCCACGCCTGGATCGAGTACTGGGCGGGCGACTGGTGCGCCTACGACCCCACCAACCGGGTCCGGGCCGACGAGTCCCACGTGGTGGTGGCACGGGGGCGCGACTACGACGACGTGACGCCGCACAAGGGCATCTACCGGGGCGTGCCGGGAGGACCGCCGGAGGTGACGGTGGAGTTCACGCGGGTGGCCTGA